The DNA region CTCACCTCCACCGAGAACAAGATTGCCTTCGCGCGGCAGTACTACAACGACTCGGTCATGCGCATGAACAACAAGACCGAGATGTTCCCCTCGAACGTCATCGCCGGCATGTTCCAATTCGGGCGCGAGGAGTATTATCCCGTTCCCGAGGAAGACAAAGAACCGGTGAAAGTGAATTTGCGCTAAGCGGAGCTACTCACTATGACCGCCTCCGTTGCTTCGCCAGCGACAAAAACGCGCCGCGATTTCCTCGCCGAAATCTCCGCCAACAAGAACAAGTCCGTTGTGCTCTTGGTGTTGCTGGGCGCGATTCTGGTGATGCTCGGCGCGGGGCTGGGGATTTACATCGGCTCGATTGAACTGGGCGTTTTGGCTGGGTTGTTGATTGCGTTCATCGTCGGGCTGGTTGCCTATTTCGACGGCGCGAGGACGATCCTTTCCCTCAGCGGCGCGCGCAAGGCCGATCCTGGACGCGATCAAGTGCTGATCAACGTGGTGGACGAAATGCGCATTGCCGCCGGATTGCCCATGCCCGAGGTGTACGTAATGGACACCGACGCGCTGAATGCCTTCGCTACCGGCCGCGATCCGGCTCATGCCGCGATTGCGGTGACGTCGGGACTCGTGAAAAAACTGAGTCGCGAAGAGCTGCAAGGCGTGGTCGGCCATGAGATGAGCCACGTCCGCACCTACGACATTCGCTACATGATGCTGGCGGCGGCGCTGGTCGGCGCGGTGGTGCTGCTCTCCGACGGCATGCTGCGCGGCCGCTTTCTCTTCGGCGGGCGTCGCGGGCGCGGTGGTGGCGGCGGCGGCAACGCGATCTTCGCGATTCTCGCTCTGGTGCTGGCGATTCTTGCTCCGCTGTTTGCCTCTCTGTTGCAGATGGCGATTTCCCGCAAGCGCGAATACATGGCCGACGCGGGCGCGGTCGAACTCACGCGCAATCCGCTCGCCATGGCCGGCGCGCTCGAGAAAATTGACCATCATCTCATCGCCGATCCGCTTCCGGGAGCCAATCGCGGCACGCAGCATCTCTACATCGCCAATCCGCTCCATCGCTACAAGTGGAATGCGTCCGCGCTGATGAGCACGCATCCACCGATGGAAGACCGCATCGCCCGCCTCC from bacterium includes:
- a CDS encoding M48 family metallopeptidase, whose translation is MTASVASPATKTRRDFLAEISANKNKSVVLLVLLGAILVMLGAGLGIYIGSIELGVLAGLLIAFIVGLVAYFDGARTILSLSGARKADPGRDQVLINVVDEMRIAAGLPMPEVYVMDTDALNAFATGRDPAHAAIAVTSGLVKKLSREELQGVVGHEMSHVRTYDIRYMMLAAALVGAVVLLSDGMLRGRFLFGGRRGRGGGGGGNAIFAILALVLAILAPLFASLLQMAISRKREYMADAGAVELTRNPLAMAGALEKIDHHLIADPLPGANRGTQHLYIANPLHRYKWNASALMSTHPPMEDRIARLRAMA
- a CDS encoding LemA family protein, which codes for LTSTENKIAFARQYYNDSVMRMNNKTEMFPSNVIAGMFQFGREEYYPVPEEDKEPVKVNLR